The proteins below are encoded in one region of Thermococcus peptonophilus:
- the nadA gene encoding quinolinate synthase NadA: MEKEKLIEEINRLKEERNAIIMAHNYQLPEIQDIADFLGDSLELARKAVNVDADVIVFAGVDFMAETAKILNPDKTVLLPTPRATCAMANMLTIKHIIEAKKKYPDAPVVLYVNSSAEAKAHADVTVTSANAAKIVGKLDSDVIIFGPDKNLAHYVAKVTGKKVIPIPPNGHCYVHRKFTLEDVKRAKKLYPNAKLMVHPECEPDVQEQADIIVSTGGMIKRACEHDEWVVFTEREMVYRLQKLYPNKKFYPAREDATCIGMKAITLQYIYESLRDMKYKVEVPAEIAEKARRAIERMLEMS, encoded by the coding sequence ATGGAGAAGGAAAAGCTCATCGAAGAGATAAACCGGCTTAAAGAGGAGAGGAACGCGATAATCATGGCCCACAACTACCAGCTACCGGAGATACAGGACATAGCGGACTTCCTTGGGGACAGCCTTGAGCTGGCGAGAAAGGCCGTTAACGTTGATGCCGACGTAATAGTCTTTGCCGGCGTTGACTTTATGGCCGAGACCGCGAAGATACTTAACCCAGATAAGACGGTTCTCCTGCCCACTCCAAGGGCGACCTGTGCGATGGCCAACATGCTCACTATAAAGCATATCATTGAGGCCAAGAAAAAGTATCCGGATGCTCCGGTTGTTCTTTATGTTAACAGTTCCGCTGAGGCAAAGGCCCATGCCGACGTTACAGTCACCTCAGCAAACGCCGCTAAAATCGTCGGGAAGCTCGACTCCGATGTGATTATCTTCGGCCCGGACAAGAATCTGGCCCACTACGTTGCTAAGGTGACTGGCAAGAAAGTCATTCCCATTCCCCCCAATGGGCACTGCTACGTCCACAGGAAGTTCACGCTGGAGGACGTTAAAAGGGCGAAAAAGCTATATCCAAACGCAAAGCTTATGGTCCACCCAGAGTGCGAGCCAGATGTACAGGAACAGGCAGATATAATTGTCTCCACCGGCGGGATGATAAAGAGGGCCTGCGAGCACGACGAGTGGGTCGTCTTCACGGAAAGGGAAATGGTGTACCGTCTCCAGAAGCTCTACCCGAACAAGAAGTTCTATCCCGCGAGGGAAGACGCCACATGCATTGGAATGAAGGCGATAACGCTCCAGTACATCTATGAATCTCTGAGGGACATGAAGTACAAGGTGGAAGTCCCAGCGGAGATCGCGGAGAAGGCAAGGAGAGCTATAGAGAGGATGCTGGAAATGAGCTAA
- a CDS encoding sodium-dependent transporter codes for MRVRLTTAYLAIVIGAYMVGLGNVWRFPALLLKYGGSGLIAYLISVALLTTLIASVLKVAHVEVGGILEHYERLNFPAFTLFFLVLNVLFLSYYSTVGGLALSSLITSKAPENILWKLLSSLAFILIVFVILMAGKKRVFDIMAISLVAFLVLVSFVIFEMYSYVGNENEILSSFKSLFAVKGFTVEMIADMMAQAAYSLGVGLGFYLIFGSFMPKKASPAIIAVTGAIIDTLASFMGLVLFLLVSAIIPTALITSTGIIFELTPLILSKYLQMPLLKIGFNLTVLLVAITSMVPLGEVAGTVYAKITGLHRTDGMIAVFIMTLFFGTLNVLLLSYNIDAIQILDKTVAVLLFFGTVIEAFGIRLSNVSPVWKYTGYIVSWLVGLVGVYYLAVSIKEHNYASILVLLALFLLIIASNRPIKNRMRKVKRRQYFSYR; via the coding sequence ATGAGGGTAAGACTAACCACAGCTTACTTGGCCATAGTCATTGGGGCTTACATGGTAGGTCTCGGGAACGTATGGAGATTTCCAGCCCTCCTCCTGAAATACGGTGGAAGCGGACTCATCGCATATCTGATCTCCGTGGCACTCTTGACGACCCTGATAGCCTCAGTATTGAAAGTGGCCCACGTCGAGGTAGGTGGTATCCTCGAGCACTATGAGAGACTCAACTTCCCGGCGTTTACCCTTTTCTTCCTCGTGCTCAACGTCCTGTTCCTGAGCTATTACTCCACAGTAGGGGGCTTGGCACTATCCAGTCTAATAACCAGCAAAGCTCCAGAGAACATCCTGTGGAAGCTGCTAAGCTCATTGGCATTTATCCTCATTGTCTTCGTTATTCTGATGGCAGGAAAGAAAAGGGTATTTGACATTATGGCTATTTCACTCGTTGCATTTCTCGTCCTTGTGAGTTTTGTCATATTCGAGATGTACTCATATGTCGGAAATGAAAACGAGATCCTCAGCTCATTTAAGAGCCTGTTTGCAGTGAAAGGATTTACGGTTGAGATGATCGCTGATATGATGGCCCAGGCCGCCTACTCCCTGGGAGTTGGCCTGGGCTTTTACCTCATTTTCGGGTCGTTCATGCCCAAAAAAGCATCACCGGCCATAATAGCAGTTACCGGCGCCATTATCGACACCCTAGCTTCCTTTATGGGGCTTGTCCTGTTTCTACTGGTTTCGGCCATCATTCCAACTGCCCTCATCACAAGCACCGGCATAATATTTGAACTAACTCCACTAATCCTGAGCAAGTACCTCCAGATGCCCCTCCTGAAGATTGGGTTCAATCTGACGGTGCTCTTAGTGGCGATAACCAGCATGGTGCCCCTGGGAGAAGTAGCGGGAACGGTATATGCAAAGATAACTGGGTTGCACAGAACTGATGGAATGATTGCAGTTTTTATTATGACACTATTCTTTGGTACCCTGAACGTACTCCTCCTTAGTTACAACATAGACGCCATCCAAATTCTTGATAAAACCGTTGCAGTACTCCTGTTTTTCGGAACAGTAATAGAAGCGTTTGGAATTAGGCTGAGCAACGTGTCCCCGGTCTGGAAATACACGGGATACATAGTTTCCTGGCTTGTGGGGTTGGTTGGGGTTTACTACCTCGCGGTATCAATAAAGGAGCATAACTACGCCTCTATCCTTGTTCTTCTAGCCCTCTTCCTGCTGATTATCGCAAGCAATAGGCCCATCAAAAACAGGATGCGAAAGGTTAAGCGGCGGCAGTATTTTAGCTACAGATAA
- a CDS encoding 6-hydroxymethylpterin diphosphokinase MptE-like protein, whose product MKWEEWKPFYMRIVEEMGYSVEEDRKAAQILRALLLEGDEYLLRDELEAVMERKAYVFGAGPSLEKALKEFDFSDGTLIAADGATSALLENDLVPDIIVSDLDGRIPDLKVANDRGAFMVIHAHGDNIEKMTSYVPLFSRILGTAQAEPLDIVYNFGGFTDGDRAAFLAEELGAGEIVLVGFDFGDVVGRWSKPHLKEHSPVWESKQKKFKFAKELLEWLEKNGRARLVYL is encoded by the coding sequence ATGAAATGGGAAGAGTGGAAGCCCTTCTACATGAGGATTGTTGAGGAAATGGGTTATTCTGTCGAAGAGGACAGAAAGGCCGCCCAAATACTGCGCGCACTTCTGCTTGAGGGGGACGAGTACCTCCTTCGGGACGAGCTTGAGGCAGTTATGGAGAGGAAGGCCTACGTCTTCGGAGCTGGCCCAAGCCTTGAAAAAGCCCTGAAAGAGTTCGATTTCTCGGATGGGACACTAATAGCGGCCGACGGGGCTACCTCTGCACTCCTCGAAAACGACCTCGTTCCAGACATAATCGTTAGTGACCTTGACGGCAGAATTCCAGACCTTAAGGTAGCCAATGACAGGGGTGCTTTCATGGTCATCCACGCCCACGGAGACAACATCGAGAAGATGACGTCATACGTTCCTCTCTTTTCCAGAATACTCGGCACGGCCCAGGCTGAGCCGCTCGACATAGTTTATAACTTTGGTGGCTTCACCGACGGAGATAGAGCAGCATTTTTAGCTGAAGAACTTGGGGCTGGAGAGATTGTGCTTGTTGGTTTTGACTTCGGGGATGTTGTCGGGAGATGGAGCAAACCTCACCTCAAAGAACACTCTCCAGTTTGGGAAAGCAAGCAGAAAAAGTTCAAGTTCGCGAAGGAGCTCCTGGAATGGCTTGAAAAAAATGGAAGGGCTAGGCTGGTTTATCTGTAG
- a CDS encoding Mut7-C RNAse domain-containing protein, protein MKFIADMMLGRLARWLRLYGYDTLYGIVDDYEIIKRALEEGRIILTRDSGLAERARAMRAKVFLLSSNSLEEQVKELKRLGVEFRELFPANARCPKCNGPIERVPKEYIKGKVPESVYEKYDEFYVCKNCGQIYWPGRQWREMLKIDRKLRGLK, encoded by the coding sequence ATGAAGTTCATCGCCGACATGATGCTTGGGAGATTGGCAAGGTGGCTCAGGCTTTACGGCTACGACACCCTCTACGGGATAGTGGACGATTACGAGATCATTAAGAGAGCGCTTGAAGAGGGCAGAATAATCCTTACCCGGGACTCTGGCCTCGCCGAGAGAGCCAGAGCAATGAGGGCAAAGGTTTTCCTTCTCTCTTCGAACTCCCTTGAGGAACAGGTGAAGGAGCTGAAAAGGTTGGGAGTCGAGTTCAGGGAGCTCTTCCCGGCCAACGCCCGCTGTCCAAAGTGCAACGGGCCAATAGAACGGGTTCCCAAGGAATATATCAAGGGTAAAGTCCCAGAGAGCGTTTACGAGAAGTATGACGAGTTCTACGTCTGCAAGAACTGCGGACAGATATACTGGCCCGGCAGGCAGTGGAGGGAAATGCTTAAAATAGACCGTAAACTGAGGGGATTGAAATGA
- a CDS encoding MBL fold metallo-hydrolase produces MLVYFIGTGGSEGIPAHLCTCSSCNEARKFGFAQRRPSTLAVITENRKAVLFDVGTDIRDFLNVPLEAIFLTHWHHDHIYGLYKLRWMALETELYAPEGHADALILNEPKNLRPKILKPGDTLKADTLRITAIGLNHDVETLGYLIEEDGKSVALLYDTKGLPEKTWDFLKKKAPLRLAIVDATYPPGFDNPKHNNVDEAAEIGFQLAERTVLSHISHKNLPFLELVEYVRKRWGNKVLVAYDGMVFYV; encoded by the coding sequence ATGCTCGTTTACTTCATCGGCACCGGCGGAAGCGAGGGGATTCCAGCCCATCTCTGCACCTGTTCGTCCTGCAACGAGGCTCGGAAGTTCGGCTTTGCCCAGAGGAGGCCCTCAACTCTCGCCGTAATCACAGAGAACCGGAAGGCGGTTCTCTTCGACGTCGGGACTGATATAAGGGACTTCCTGAACGTCCCCCTCGAGGCGATCTTCCTGACTCACTGGCACCACGACCACATCTACGGCCTCTACAAGCTCCGCTGGATGGCGCTAGAGACGGAGCTCTACGCACCAGAAGGACACGCAGACGCTCTAATCCTCAACGAGCCGAAGAACCTGAGGCCGAAGATTCTGAAGCCGGGTGATACCCTCAAGGCGGACACGCTGAGGATAACGGCAATAGGGCTTAACCACGACGTTGAGACGCTTGGATACTTGATAGAAGAAGACGGAAAGAGTGTGGCCCTACTCTACGATACGAAGGGTCTCCCAGAGAAAACCTGGGATTTCCTGAAGAAGAAAGCACCACTGAGGCTCGCAATTGTCGATGCCACTTACCCTCCTGGTTTCGATAACCCCAAGCACAACAACGTGGACGAAGCTGCAGAGATCGGTTTCCAGCTGGCGGAGAGAACAGTCCTAAGCCACATCTCCCATAAGAACCTGCCCTTCCTTGAGCTCGTTGAATACGTAAGGAAAAGATGGGGGAATAAGGTTTTAGTCGCCTACGACGGGATGGTGTTCTACGTCTAA
- a CDS encoding nitroreductase family protein, producing MHVLELAKRRKTVRQFLPDKPPKEDILKVIKAAKEAPSGMNAQPWRFVVVDDDWLKARIRETCEREEEKFYSHTKGNLMTWLNAEGFRPEKPFLSEAPYLILVFGYTKAPYWLQSTWIAVGYLLLALEELGLGTVTYTPPNPKPVEELLNAPNNYKLQTILPVGYPANPKPKYERKKLEDVVSFNGF from the coding sequence ATGCATGTCCTCGAGCTTGCGAAGAGGAGGAAGACTGTCAGGCAATTTCTTCCCGACAAACCCCCGAAGGAGGACATTCTGAAAGTAATAAAAGCTGCCAAAGAAGCCCCTTCCGGAATGAACGCCCAGCCCTGGAGGTTCGTCGTCGTTGACGACGACTGGCTGAAGGCCAGAATCCGAGAGACCTGTGAGAGGGAAGAAGAGAAATTCTATTCTCACACTAAAGGGAACCTGATGACCTGGCTGAACGCTGAAGGCTTTAGACCTGAGAAGCCGTTCTTAAGCGAGGCGCCATATCTGATCCTTGTATTTGGATATACTAAAGCCCCTTACTGGCTCCAGTCAACGTGGATAGCCGTGGGCTATCTCCTGCTCGCCCTAGAAGAACTCGGCCTCGGGACGGTGACCTACACGCCGCCCAACCCGAAGCCCGTTGAGGAGCTCCTGAACGCTCCTAATAACTACAAACTCCAGACAATACTCCCGGTTGGCTATCCCGCCAACCCCAAGCCAAAGTACGAGAGGAAAAAGCTGGAGGACGTGGTGAGCTTCAACGGCTTCTGA
- a CDS encoding protein-tyrosine phosphatase family protein: MWSSVKFIDDKVAFSRMPTERELDEVAQDFDAVVVLVEEYELPYSLEEWKERGVEVLHSPIKDFTAPSVEQPLEVLRWVEGQVEAGKKVLIHCMGGLGRSGTVATAWLMYSKGLSLREALMEVRKKRPGAVETWEQMEVLKELEKHLRSR; encoded by the coding sequence ATGTGGTCCTCCGTGAAGTTCATTGACGACAAAGTTGCTTTCTCGCGGATGCCGACGGAGAGGGAGCTCGACGAAGTTGCCCAGGACTTTGATGCGGTAGTTGTCCTCGTGGAAGAGTATGAGCTTCCATATTCGCTTGAAGAGTGGAAGGAAAGAGGGGTTGAAGTCCTTCATAGCCCGATCAAGGATTTCACGGCTCCAAGTGTTGAGCAGCCCCTCGAAGTCCTCCGCTGGGTTGAGGGTCAGGTTGAAGCTGGCAAAAAGGTGCTTATTCACTGCATGGGCGGCTTGGGAAGGAGCGGGACGGTGGCAACGGCCTGGCTCATGTACTCGAAGGGTCTTTCTCTCCGTGAGGCCCTAATGGAAGTCAGGAAAAAGAGGCCAGGGGCGGTGGAAACATGGGAACAGATGGAAGTTCTGAAGGAGCTTGAAAAACACCTCAGAAGCCGTTGA
- a CDS encoding methionine--tRNA ligase subunit beta, producing the protein MELYDVDEFWKFDLSVGLVKGAEKLKRTKKLIKLDVDFGNEERTIITGIADQYSPEELEGEKFIFVLNLKPKKLSGVESQGMLLLAETEDGNVYLLPVPDEVPVGTRVW; encoded by the coding sequence ATGGAGCTCTACGATGTTGATGAGTTCTGGAAGTTCGACCTCAGCGTCGGCCTCGTTAAGGGGGCCGAGAAGCTGAAACGTACGAAGAAGCTCATCAAGCTCGATGTGGACTTCGGAAATGAGGAGAGGACAATAATAACGGGAATAGCCGACCAGTATTCGCCGGAGGAACTGGAGGGGGAGAAGTTCATCTTTGTCCTCAACCTCAAGCCCAAGAAGCTCAGCGGCGTTGAGAGCCAGGGAATGCTCTTACTTGCAGAAACCGAAGACGGCAATGTCTACCTTCTACCTGTTCCTGATGAAGTGCCCGTTGGAACGAGGGTGTGGTGA
- a CDS encoding carbon-nitrogen hydrolase family protein — MRVALIPMRVEDGNFEANWEEFKRRFDEALKHKPDFLIFPEYCLTGFREWDFSGAELYGEITERVSELARENNVYVVFGLLEPYKNCVYNSALLIGRNGEVLLKHRKFQEPYKFCTGNTVRTAKTEFGKVSIIICGDLYNMRIAKWVRKKRPDFLFVPMEYSPDYGELNEGDIDAMSERVRLFRVKTFIVNSFPPGGAWVFEGNGTLISESKGDEILLWEGQP; from the coding sequence ATGAGGGTAGCACTAATCCCGATGCGCGTTGAGGACGGAAACTTCGAGGCCAACTGGGAGGAGTTCAAAAGGCGCTTTGATGAGGCCTTAAAGCACAAACCTGACTTTCTCATTTTTCCCGAGTACTGCCTGACGGGTTTTAGAGAGTGGGACTTCAGCGGGGCGGAGCTCTACGGCGAGATAACCGAGAGGGTGAGCGAGCTGGCGAGGGAAAACAATGTCTACGTCGTCTTCGGCCTTCTCGAACCCTACAAGAACTGCGTTTACAACTCGGCCCTGCTCATCGGACGAAACGGCGAAGTCCTCCTCAAGCACCGCAAGTTCCAGGAGCCCTACAAGTTCTGTACTGGCAACACGGTGAGGACTGCCAAGACCGAGTTCGGCAAAGTTTCCATTATTATCTGCGGAGACCTCTACAACATGCGCATAGCCAAGTGGGTGAGGAAGAAGAGGCCCGACTTCCTCTTCGTGCCCATGGAGTATTCGCCCGACTACGGGGAACTCAACGAAGGGGACATCGATGCCATGTCAGAGCGCGTTAGGCTCTTTAGGGTTAAGACATTCATCGTAAACAGCTTTCCGCCCGGCGGCGCGTGGGTCTTTGAGGGGAATGGGACTTTAATTTCCGAAAGCAAGGGGGATGAAATCCTTCTGTGGGAAGGGCAACCCTAA
- a CDS encoding MFS transporter — protein sequence MDLIRKFKLLMALMSTGFLGNLLVIYFLSKGFSYSQIGIETSVMVLGGFLFEVPTGIVGDKISRKLSVLIGFTIHALGTVVLLFLRDFPMLFLYALISALGASFVSGSFEAWLFDDLKYIGREREYRKVMREAKSVTIPLSATTLVVGAFLAQFYGFTLPIVLSLIVELLAIILILSIPEYEFKKTGRNYLSHTLSSLGELLKPRLFWLVLLSIIVGMQTNQFRKFFEPYLGEVLARSLGTTLMDTLGLLGIVEVTVRTVPRLIGVRLRDSWSRKAYSLAPVLLPLLTVLSVVYTNPIWIVVLGIALTIITAAFGFNLNVEFQHRIPSEKRATILSLDKMLAGLVMAVFYAVYGFAVDKLGLSGARLTFALALLVLGAGFKAGEILGLLGEHLKLSHLEDGC from the coding sequence ATGGATCTAATCAGGAAGTTCAAGCTCCTGATGGCCCTGATGAGCACGGGCTTCCTCGGGAACCTGCTCGTTATATACTTTCTTTCCAAGGGCTTTAGCTACTCCCAGATAGGCATTGAGACCTCGGTGATGGTTCTTGGGGGCTTTCTCTTCGAGGTTCCCACTGGGATCGTCGGCGACAAAATAAGCAGAAAACTGAGCGTCCTCATAGGCTTTACCATCCACGCCCTCGGAACTGTCGTTCTCCTCTTTCTCAGGGACTTTCCCATGCTCTTCCTCTACGCCCTCATCTCTGCCCTGGGCGCCTCCTTCGTCAGCGGGAGCTTTGAGGCTTGGCTCTTCGACGACCTGAAGTACATAGGAAGGGAGAGAGAATACAGAAAGGTCATGCGCGAAGCTAAGAGTGTAACGATTCCGCTCTCTGCAACGACCCTCGTGGTGGGGGCCTTTCTGGCGCAGTTCTACGGCTTCACCCTGCCCATCGTTCTAAGCCTTATAGTTGAGCTTTTGGCGATAATTCTAATACTCTCGATTCCAGAGTACGAGTTCAAGAAAACGGGGAGGAACTATCTGAGTCACACACTTTCTTCTTTAGGGGAGCTCCTCAAGCCGAGGCTCTTCTGGCTGGTCTTGCTGTCCATCATCGTTGGCATGCAAACTAATCAGTTCAGGAAGTTCTTTGAACCCTACCTCGGTGAGGTACTCGCCAGAAGTCTCGGAACGACTCTAATGGACACCCTGGGGCTTCTTGGAATTGTTGAGGTCACCGTCAGGACGGTTCCAAGGCTTATCGGCGTCCGCCTCCGTGACTCCTGGAGCAGAAAAGCCTACTCCCTCGCCCCCGTTCTCCTACCACTGTTAACAGTTCTCTCCGTTGTCTACACCAACCCCATCTGGATCGTGGTACTCGGAATCGCTCTGACAATTATAACTGCTGCATTCGGCTTCAACTTGAACGTGGAGTTCCAGCACAGGATACCAAGCGAGAAGAGGGCCACCATCCTTTCCCTTGACAAGATGCTCGCCGGATTGGTAATGGCAGTTTTCTACGCCGTCTATGGCTTCGCGGTGGACAAGCTGGGCCTTTCCGGAGCCCGGCTAACGTTCGCGTTGGCACTGCTGGTGCTTGGGGCCGGATTCAAAGCCGGAGAAATCTTGGGACTCCTTGGGGAGCATCTGAAGCTGAGCCACCTTGAGGATGGATGCTAA
- a CDS encoding GNAT family N-acetyltransferase produces the protein MEPIIREAQPEDKPFIEEISRLTWEGNDYLAHVFDDWIKDGNFYVLELDGKVIGTVKLTLLLNRVGWMEGIRVHPYYRGRGFGRMLHNFIVQRGKALADEGKIDALEFSTYIQFKEPITMAEKDGFWIKARFFVASASVENFEPEEPMRIEPEMEDLTLGLIPIGWRFVKRNEDTLDWIKRNAEVYDHNGLRFIGSKGGTTFAPLDPGPAALKALLPAMAWVAKERGKEEFDLMLLSAIKPVLSGFKRTGIRIWGNAEEPNVLVFRKNLT, from the coding sequence ATGGAACCAATCATCCGTGAGGCCCAACCCGAGGATAAGCCCTTCATTGAGGAGATATCGAGACTAACGTGGGAGGGAAACGACTATCTAGCTCACGTATTCGATGACTGGATCAAAGATGGGAATTTTTACGTCCTTGAGCTTGACGGGAAGGTAATAGGGACGGTCAAGCTTACCCTCCTGCTCAACAGAGTGGGGTGGATGGAGGGAATTAGGGTACATCCCTACTATCGCGGCAGGGGATTCGGGAGAATGCTTCACAACTTCATAGTCCAGAGGGGAAAAGCACTTGCGGATGAAGGAAAGATTGATGCTCTTGAATTTTCAACGTACATCCAGTTCAAGGAGCCTATAACCATGGCAGAGAAGGATGGGTTCTGGATTAAAGCAAGGTTTTTTGTCGCAAGCGCTAGTGTTGAAAATTTTGAACCTGAGGAGCCTATGAGGATAGAACCTGAGATGGAAGATCTAACCCTGGGACTCATTCCAATCGGCTGGCGTTTCGTGAAGAGAAACGAAGATACCCTGGATTGGATAAAGAGAAACGCTGAGGTCTATGATCACAACGGGCTCCGCTTCATAGGGTCAAAGGGAGGAACAACTTTTGCACCGCTTGATCCAGGACCCGCTGCCCTGAAGGCTCTCCTGCCGGCGATGGCGTGGGTGGCAAAGGAGAGAGGTAAAGAAGAGTTCGACCTGATGCTACTCAGCGCGATAAAACCTGTTCTTTCCGGATTCAAAAGAACAGGGATTAGGATATGGGGCAATGCGGAAGAACCTAACGTTCTGGTGTTCAGAAAAAACTTAACTTAG
- a CDS encoding ABC transporter ATP-binding protein: MIVLENVRKAINGKEVLRGITLTVKPGEVHAYLGHNGAGKTTTFRIILGLLVPDSGRVEVLGVNPLKSPEVRARIGYLPEYDLLYPNLTVRDNLQRYALLKGVHDEKEIEKLIEFFELSEYADKKVSSLSSGTQRRAAIARAFLGSPEVLILDEPTKGLDPEWRLKFKRFLREYAKGRGASVVFSTHILSDVDEVCERVTVIKEGRVLFSGNLEEFRKSAPAGKGAIVKVEEQKRAMNVLREKGYALRIVGGYIIVEDAEPAELNRLLVSRGITVEEIKRNEPTLEEIYTMLHRRDERRE; the protein is encoded by the coding sequence ATGATAGTCCTCGAAAACGTGAGGAAAGCCATAAACGGAAAGGAAGTCCTTCGGGGGATAACTCTTACGGTAAAGCCCGGTGAAGTCCACGCCTACCTCGGCCACAACGGAGCGGGCAAAACAACTACCTTTAGGATTATTCTTGGCCTTCTTGTCCCTGATTCGGGCAGGGTTGAGGTTCTTGGCGTCAACCCGCTCAAAAGCCCTGAGGTGAGGGCAAGAATAGGCTACCTACCAGAGTACGACCTCCTCTACCCAAACCTCACCGTCCGCGACAACCTCCAGCGATACGCCCTGCTGAAGGGAGTTCACGATGAGAAAGAGATTGAAAAGCTCATTGAGTTCTTTGAACTCAGCGAATACGCGGACAAAAAAGTTTCCTCACTCTCAAGTGGAACACAGAGGAGAGCCGCGATAGCGCGGGCCTTCCTTGGAAGTCCAGAAGTTCTGATACTAGACGAACCCACGAAGGGCCTCGACCCGGAGTGGCGCCTGAAGTTCAAGCGCTTTCTCAGAGAGTACGCGAAGGGTAGGGGCGCATCCGTTGTCTTTTCCACCCACATACTGAGCGATGTTGATGAGGTGTGTGAAAGAGTTACTGTAATCAAGGAAGGGAGAGTACTCTTTTCTGGAAATCTGGAGGAGTTCAGAAAGAGTGCACCTGCAGGGAAAGGAGCAATCGTGAAGGTAGAGGAGCAGAAGAGGGCCATGAACGTGCTCAGAGAAAAAGGCTATGCCCTAAGGATCGTCGGAGGATATATCATCGTAGAAGACGCCGAGCCGGCGGAACTAAACAGGCTTCTCGTGAGCAGGGGCATAACCGTTGAAGAGATAAAACGGAACGAGCCAACACTGGAAGAAATCTACACGATGCTCCACAGAAGAGACGAAAGAAGAGAATGA
- a CDS encoding CPBP family intramembrane glutamic endopeptidase, translating to MLMLVLAPLGEETLHRGLIEGYLLHHTSFWVAIVFTAVIFGLVHILAFRDAPRGFRIFVVLNAFLIGLGAGYFRALSGSLIPAYSLHSAANLGGMVGWLWLEKK from the coding sequence ATTTTAATGCTCGTCTTAGCGCCCCTCGGCGAAGAGACACTTCACAGAGGCCTCATTGAAGGTTATCTCCTTCACCATACGAGTTTCTGGGTCGCGATAGTTTTCACAGCGGTTATCTTTGGTCTCGTCCACATACTGGCTTTTCGTGATGCTCCCAGAGGATTTAGAATTTTCGTTGTGTTGAATGCGTTCTTAATAGGTCTTGGAGCAGGCTACTTCAGAGCCCTCAGTGGTTCTTTGATTCCAGCCTACTCCCTCCACTCAGCGGCCAATTTGGGTGGAATGGTAGGCTGGCTGTGGCTGGAAAAGAAGTGA